From Mytilus galloprovincialis chromosome 9, xbMytGall1.hap1.1, whole genome shotgun sequence, the proteins below share one genomic window:
- the LOC143046817 gene encoding uncharacterized protein LOC143046817: MTFGKKLEALKFQLWNRRLKMKYYIYILYVAISNWFSEVKGHGRLIDPPSRSSMWRYGYNNPPNYNDNQLYCGGAQVQYDMNNGKCGVCGDPWPGPRDNEEGGKYANGIIAKTYDTGEEISVTVELTASHKGYFQFKLCPRNDPMLKTTQKCLDNYVLELADGSGNRYYIPNKNGYQTLVVKLRLPQNVKCRDCTFQWKYNAGNSWGVDSSGRGCLGCGNQEQFYGCADIAIGYDDIEEGDSLITGDNYKKKNYIPPPPVIQEEEQSQETNTNTNWDNDDTPTSFWDSLVSHTDKGGEVSLLEEFNKLKRKFKNKNIRPCVCHSCVGNTCVCECLPISRAHSFISDGVSSWLVYILSVLSCLIPIILI; this comes from the exons atGAC ATTCGGAAAAAAATTAGAAGCTTTAAAATTTCAATTGTGGAATAGAAG attgaaaatgaaatattacatCTACATATTGTATGTGGCAATTTCGAACTGGTTTAGTGAAGTTAAAGGACATGGTCGACTGATTGATCCGCCATCCAGATCCAGCATGTGGCGATATGGATATAACAATCCACCAAATTATAATGATAATCAACTCTATTGTGGCGGAGCACAA gTGCAATATGATATGAACAATGGTAAGTGCGGAGTGTGTGGAGATCCCTGGCCAGGACCACGTGACAATGAAGAAGGCGGGAAATATGCAAATGGAATAATTGCAAAAACATACGACACAGGAGAAGAAATTTCAGTAACAGTTGAACTAACTGCAAGCCACAAAGGTTATTTCCAATTCAAATTGTGTCCGAGAAATGATCCAATGCTGAAAACAACCCAAAAGTGTCTAGATAATTATGTCTTGGAACTCGCAGACGGAAGTGGCAATAGGTATTACATTCCGAACAAAAATGGCTACCAAACATTAGTGGTCAAACTGCGTCTCCCACAAAATGTAAAATGTCGTGACTGCACATTTCAATGGAAATATAATGCGGGAAATAGCTGGGGCGTTGATTCAAGTGGTAGAGGATGTTTGGGTTGTGGGAATCAAGAACAATTTTATGGATGTGCAGATATTGCAATTGGGTACGATGATATTGAAGAGGGTGACTCCTTAATCACGGGAGataactataaaaagaaaaattacattCCTCCTCCTCCTGTTATCCAAGAAGAGGAGCAATCACaagaaacaaatacaaatacaaactgGGACAATGACGACACACCGACTAGTTTTTGGGACTCTCTAGTAAGCCATACAGATAAGGGAGGTGAAGTGTCACTATTAGAGGAATTTAACAAACTAAAACGAAagttcaaaaacaaaaacattaggcCATGCGTGTGTCATAGCTGTGTAGGTAATACTTGCGTGTGCGAATGTCTCCCTATTTCACGCGCACACAGCTTTATATCCGATGGTGTCAGCTCTTGGCTTGTGTATATTTTAAGTGTTCTATCATGCTTAATAccaattattttaatttga